In a genomic window of Helianthus annuus cultivar XRQ/B chromosome 10, HanXRQr2.0-SUNRISE, whole genome shotgun sequence:
- the LOC110885862 gene encoding sodium/calcium exchanger NCL, giving the protein MPHNLLILLTISVSFTVAATGRLITTTTSSADLVSDGLSSMNELQLCEQTYGFLPCNTTVLGNLFLVLVYGYLMFLAATFLSSGSELMLEILGPGIVGGLFLPILGALPDAMLILVSGLSGSPETAQDQVSVGMGLLAGSTVMLLTVIWGTCIIIGKCDIQDSIAIDNQDTKGFNLAGSGVTTDIWTSYSAMIMAVSVLPFIVVQFPQIFHSTSGRHLAVLIGLIVSVSLLIAYCVYQVYQPNIQKRRIAFAKHKHVRSGILRYLKTNSLGRLTNDQNQLDRDVLYKLFNSVDLNKDGHLSLVELRALVVGMQLNAINLNEDDAIDKIMKEFDTSGDEEVDFQEFVTGIANWLEEARRTKIRSPIAGPDYIHDYHEETKRQHYLLGDEGGDDEDNGVHDARRTTAKAVLLLLLGTLVAAVFADPLVDAVDGFSTATSIPSFFISFIALPLATNSSESVSAIIFASRKKRRSASLTFSELYGAATMNNILCLSVFLALVYVRGLTWDFSSEVLVIVIVCVVMGIFGSLRTTFPLWTSFIAFVLYPFSLVLVYVLDYVFGWS; this is encoded by the exons ATGCCTCACAATCTCCTCATCCTCCTCACGATTTCCGTTTCCTTCACTGTCGCAGCCACCGGCCGcctcatcaccaccaccacttcctCCGCCGATCTCGTTTCCGACGGCTTATCATCAATGAACGAGTTACAGTTATGCGAGCAGACCTACGGGTTCTTGCCCTGCAACACCACTGTTTTAGGCAATTTGTTTCTCGTTTTGGTCTACGGTTACCTCATGTTTCTTGCTGCAACCTTTTTGTCTTCTGGTAGTGAGTTAATGCTGGAGATTTTAGGTCCGGGTATTGTTGGTGGTTTGTTTCTTCCTATTCTTGGAGCTCTTCCAGATGCTATGcttattcttg TATCTGGGTTATCTGGAAGCCCAGAAACAGCTCAAGACCAAGTCTCTGTTGGCATGGGTTTATTGGCTGGTTCAACAGTCATGCTTCTAACTGTTATATGGGGAACATGTATCATCATAGGCAAATGTGACATACAGGACTCAATTGCTATAGATAACCAAGATACTAAAGGATTTAACTTAGCAG GCTCTGGTGTGACTACTGATATATGGACCAGCTATTCTGCAATGATAATGGCTGTATCTGTGCTTCCTTTTATAGTTGTTCAATTCCCACAAATTTTCCATTCAACTTCTGGAAGACACTTAGCGGTGTTAATCGGTCTTATAGTTTCCGTTTCTCTTCTGATTGCATACTGCGTTTATCAG GTTTATCAACCTAACATACAGAAGAGACGCATTGCTTTTGCAAAGCATAAGCACGTTCGGTCTGGAATTCTGCGGTACTTAAAAACAAATTCGCTTGGAAGACTTACAAACGATCAAAACCAACTTGATCGAGATGTTCTATACAA ACTATTTAACTCGGTTGATTTGAATAAAGATGGACACCTTTCACTAGTGGAACTAAGAGCTCTAGTTGTGGGAATGCAATTAAATGCTATAAATTTGAACGAAGACGATGCGATTGATAAAATCATGAAAGAATTTGACACATCTGGAGACGAAGAAGTAGATTTTCAAGAGTTTGTAACCGGAATAGCAAATTGGCTTGAGGAGGCCAGAAGGACCAAAATAAGGTCTCCTATTGCTGGTCCTGACTATATTCATGACTACCAtgag GAAACAAAGAGACAACACTACCTTTTGGGAGACGAAGGCGGTGATGATGAAGATAATGGTGTACATGACGCACGCAGGACCACAGCGAAAGCAGTGCTATTATTGTTATTGGGCACACTTGTTGCTGCTGTATTTGCGGATCCTTTAGTGGATGCTGTAGATGGTTTCTCTACCGCTACAAGTATCCCGTCTTTCTTCATCTCGTTCATCGCCTTGCCATTGGCAACCAACTCTAGTGAATCAGTGTCTGCAATCATCTTTGCTTCTCGCAAAAAGCGAAGATCCGCTTCTTTAACTTTTTCAGAG TTATACGGGGCAGCAACGATGAATAATATACTTTGTTTATCGGTGTTCTTAGCGCTTGTTTATGTACGAGGATTGACATGGGATTTCTCATCAGAAGTGCTTGTTATAGTGATTGTTTGCGTTGTGATGGGCATTTTTGGCAGTTTGCGTACTACATTCCCTCTTTGGACGTCTTTCATTGCTTTCGTGCTCTACCCGTTCTCCCTTGTTCTTGTATATGTTTTGGACTATGTTTTCGGTTGGTCATAG
- the LOC110885860 gene encoding uncharacterized protein LOC110885860, whose protein sequence is MAQEEHTSRCSNNSSGGAAGGGTGGGTGGTGGTGGGGHRSSSSKKLKHKKVPQRGMGVAQLEKIISEEHQKKDASVLTHNSIVSPTSSCSNLASVQKVANFRPSIPPPPPLPPNHHPLVAKTDGGNASSASKATSLISVGSGVGNWSRLWSDGEKQSQSYGLDHPRYAAPAPFSGNLGGLPYESNPPIWPPTPNLMLQRSQHLQQSCSSSMVNVSANTSLSSSSSSVMNFQIEPPSNQSYCGNNYQPLWPDEEKMVGMKRPYPFSLEDMPIPSFHCKFPSAYVSPVSRSDDYASCSNGGGTTSIEPAHPASFRENCSSSGAISDVVTKKFIDENQILTRDFLKLAPPQTSQLRSSSKENLRLSPCTGEQPQFERLPLQKDQSKDPNHMSGRSGSNPQPFLSFFPAAKTPVGQTGNGNGEAGESVDLNLKL, encoded by the exons ATGGCTCAAGAAGAGCATACCTCTAGGTGTAGTAATAATAGTAGTGGTGGTGCTGCTGGTGGCGGTACGGGTGGTGGTACGGGTGGTACGGGCGGTACCGGTGGTGGTGGGCATAGGAGTAGTAGTTCTAAGAAGTTGAAGCATAAGAAAGTGCCTCAAAGAGGAATGGGTGTGGCTCAGCTTGAAAAGATCATATCTGAAGAACATCAGAAGAAAGATGCAAGTGTTTTGACACATAATTCGATTGTTTCGCCGACTAGTTCCTGTTCCAATTTGGCTAGTGTTCAAAAAGTTGCTAACTTTAGGCCGTCGATCCCTCCGCCACCGCCTTTGCCGCCTAATCACCATCCGTTGGTTGCGAAAACGGATGGTGGGAATGCTAGTTCTGCGTCTAAAGCGACGAGTTTGATCAGTGTTGGTAGTGGTGTTGGTAATTGGTCTAGGTTATGGAGTGATGGTGAGAAGCAGAGTCAAAGTTATGGGCTGGACCACCCTAGATACGCTGCACCTGCACCGTTTTCAGGAAATCTTGGTGGTTTGCCTTACGAATCCAACCCGCCGATTTGGCCTCCCACCCCTAATCTAATGCTGCAAAGATCACAGCACTTGCAGCAGTCATGTTCGTCATCGatg GTGAATGtttctgcaaacacttcattGTCATCGTCTTCGTCGTCTGTAATGAATTTTCAGATTGAGCCCCCTTCAAACCAAAGCTATTGTGGCAACAACTACCAACCATTGTGGCCCGATGAAGAGAAG ATGGTTGGCATGAAAAGGCCATACCCCTTTTCGTTAGAAGATATGCCAATTCCGTCTTTTCACTGCAAATTTCCGTCTGCATACGTGTCTCCCGTTTCAAGATCCGATGATTATGCTTCTTGTAGCAACGGTGGAGGCACTACTAGCATTGAACCCGCACATCCAGCTTCTTTCAG AGAAAATTGTTCAAGCTCGGGTGCCATATCAGATGTAGTAACGAAAAAGTTCATCGATGAAAACCAAATTCTGACTCGAGATTTTCTCAAATTAGCCCCTCCTCAAACATCTCAATTGCGTTCAAGTTCGAAAGAGAATTTACGCCTTTCACCTTGTACAGGAGAACAGCCTCAGTTTGAGAGGCTACCGCTTCAAAAG GACCAATCGAAGGATCCGAACCATATGTCTggaagaagcgggtcaaacccGCAGCCTTTTCTTAGTTTCTTTCCAGCTGCGAAAACGCCCGTGGGGCAGACCGGAAACGGCAACGGTGAGGCAGGGGAAAGTGTTGATCTGAATTTGAAGCTGTAG
- the LOC110885861 gene encoding sodium/calcium exchanger NCL — MANNNSYITLITILSLFTVAAAGRFITTTSPSVSDGVNDGDQGILRLNPFYTSSPQECEQTYGFMPCTTTAFGNLFLIIVYGYLMYLAATYLSAGSELLLQILGPGLVGGLCLPALGALPDAMLILVSGLSGSKETAQDQVLVGMGLLAGSTVMLLTSIWGTCIVVGKCDLQNSVAQDNKDTKGFNLRGSGVSTDIWTSYSAMIMAVSVLPFIVVQLPQILHSTSGRHTAVLVALVLSVSLLIAYCLYQVYQPTLQKRHLDFAKHKHVRSRILKYLKKRALGRLVDSNGEPNQEVLLKLFNSIDVNQDGSLSVPELRALVVGMQLYEINLNEDDAVTKVMKDFDTSENNEVEFDEFVTGIGRWLDEAKGFKKTTSLAGPDSLKYVHDYYEETKKEHDLLGDQTHDDEEEEEGVDDPRTTTIKAVLLLLLGTVIAAVFADPLVDAVDNFSAATHIPSFFISFMVLPLATNSSEAVSAIIFATRKKQRSASLTFSELYGAVTMNNVLCLSVFLALVYARGLTWDFSSEVLVILIVCIVMGVFGSCRTTFPLWTSFVAFLLYPFSLILVYVLDYGYGWS; from the exons ATGGCTAACAACAACTCATACATTACTCTGATCACCATCCTCTCCCTCTTCACCGTCGCCGCAGCTGGCCGCTTCATAACCACCACTTCGCCTTCAGTGTCTGACGGCGTTAATGATGGGGACCAAGGCATACTCCGTCTCAACCCTTTCTACACATCGTCACCCCAAGAGTGTGAACAGACGTACGGATTCATGCCATGCACCACCACCGCGTTCGGGAACCTGTTCCTCATTATCGTCTATGGTTACCTCATGTACCTTGCCGCAACTTACCTATCCGCGGGTAGTGAACTGTTGTTGCAAATTCTAGGGCCTGGTCTAGTTGGAGGCCTCTGCCTTCCGGCCCTTGGTGCACTTCCGGATGCTATGCTTATTCTAG TATCTGGACTATCAGGAAGCAAAGAAACTGCTCAAGACCAAGTCTTGGTCGGAATGGGGTTGCTGGCCGGTTCAACCGTCATGCTTCTTACAAGCATATGGGGAACCTGTATCGTCGTTGGCAAGTGTGATCTACAAAACTCAGTGGCTCAAGATAACAAAGATACAAAAGGGTTCAATTTAAGAG GGTCTGGTGTGAGTACTGATATTTGGACAAGCTATTCAGCAATGATAATGGCGGTATCCGTGCTTCCTTTTATCGTTGTTCAACTCCCACAAATCCTCCATTCGACTTCCGGAAGACACACTGCGGTTTTAGTAGCCTTAGTCCTCTCGGTTTCGCTTCTAATCGCATACTGCCTTTATCAG GTTTATCAACCGACATTGCAGAAGAGACACCTTGATTTTGCAAAACATAAACACGTTCGATCTAGGATTCTCAAGTACTTGAAAAAGCGTGCACTAGGAAGACTCGTTGATAGCAACGGTGAACCTAACCAAGAAGTTTTACTCAA GCTGTTTAACTCGATTGATGTTAATCAAGACGGAAGCCTTTCGGTCCCTGAACTAAGGGCATTGGTCGTAGGCATGCAGTTGTATGAGATAAATTTGAATGAAGATGATGCTGTGACTAAAGTTATGAAAGATTTTGATACGTCTGAAAATAATGAAGTCGAGTTTGATGAATTTGTGACGGGAATTGGAAGATGGCTCGATGAGGCCAAAGGTTTTAAAAAGACTACTTCTCTTGCCGGTCCTGACTCGTTGAAGTATGTTCATGACTATTACGAG GAGACGAAGAAAGAACATGATCTTTTGGGAGATCAAACTCATGATgacgaagaagaagaggaagggGTGGATGACCCTCGTACAACCACCATTAAGGCGGTGTTATTGTTGTTACTTGGTACGGTTATAGCAGCTGTATTTGCTGACCCGCTGGTAGATGCTGTTGATAACTTTTCGGCTGCAACGCATATCCCGTCTTTCTTCATTTCATTCATGGTACTACCATTAGCAACGAACTCCAGTGAAGCAGTATCGGCTATCATCTTTGCCACCCGTAAAAAACAAAGATCTGCCTCTCTAACATTTTCCGAG TTATATGGAGCCGTAACGATGAACAATGTGCTGTGCTTATCGGTGTTCTTAGCACTTGTATATGCTAGAGGATTGACATGGGATTTTTCATCCGAAGTTTTGGTGATTCTTATCGTTTGCATTGTTATGGGCGTGTTTGGCAGTTGTCGAACCACTTTTCCTCTATGGACTTCGTTCGTGGCTTTCTTGCTCTATCCGTTCTCCCTCATACTCGTATATGTTCTTGACTATGGTTACGGTTGGTCATAG